One segment of Manihot esculenta cultivar AM560-2 chromosome 4, M.esculenta_v8, whole genome shotgun sequence DNA contains the following:
- the LOC110612513 gene encoding 60S ribosomal protein L2, mitochondrial, with the protein MALWRARAASLPLLKMLVQPASSLSVDNGFRSFSTADTGSLRDKMMKQMAHLDINAQVGSCMPLASMRIGTLIHNIEMNPGQGGKLVRAAGTCAKILKEPTSRFCLVKLPSGAEKLIDSRCRATIGRVSNPSHNTRTLRKAGQSRWLGRRPVVRGVAMNPVDHPHGGGEGRSKSSGSFGRVSQTPWGKPTKCGRNQERKRNGKFK; encoded by the exons ATGGCTCTGTGGAGAGCTCGTGCAGCTTCATTGCCTCTCTTGAAGATGCTTGTGCAACCTGCTTCTTCCCTCTCTGTTGACAATGGTTTTCGCAGTTTTTCCACTG CTGATACTGGTTCACTACGGGACAAGATGATGAAACAAATGGCTCATCTTGATATCAATGCACAAGTAGGGTCTTGCATGCCTTTAGCTTCTATGCGTATTGGAACATTGATCCACAACATTGAGATGAACCCAGGTCAAGGTGGAAAATTGGTTAGAGCTGCAGGAACTTGTGCCAAGATCTTGAAAGAGCCAACATCAAGATTTTGTTTGGTGAAACTACCTTCAGGTGCAGAAAAATTGATTGATTCTCGGTGTCGTGCCACAATCGGTAGAGTCTCGAACCCTAGCCATAATACTCGAACACttaggaaggctgggcagagcaGATGGTTGGGTCGAAGGCCAGTGGTTCGAGGAGTGGCAATGAATCCAGTTGATCATCCTCACGGTGGAGGTGAGGGTCGGAGCAAAAGCAGTGGGTCCTTTGGAAGGGTGTCACAAACACCATGGGGCAAGCCAACAAAGTGTGGTAGGAATCAAGAACGTAAGCGAAATGGCAAATTTAAATAA
- the LOC110613004 gene encoding expansin-like A2 — MSLFLCFLLFLVSSATACDRCVHQTRAAYFSRASALNSGACGYGSMAPGFNSGHLAAGIPSLYKDGAGCGACFQIRCKDKTLCSSKGTTVMMSDLNYNNQTDFVLSSRAFMAMANQGMGRDILKLGIVDVEYKRVPCEYKNQNLGVRVEESSQNPNYLAIKLLYQGGQTEIVAIDVAQVGSSNWGYMSRNYGAVWDTSRVPAGALQFRFVVTAGYDGKWIWAKSVLPADWKSGVVYDSGIQITDIAQEGCSPCDNETWK; from the exons ATGTCTCTGTTTCTTtgctttcttctctttcttgtCTCATCTGCAACTGCTTGTGATCGCTGTGTGCACCAAACTAGGGCTGCTTATTTCTCCAGAGCTTCTGCACTTAATT CTGGGGCTTGTGGGTATGGTTCCATGGCTCCTGGTTTCAATAGTGGACATCTTGCAGCTGGCATTCCTAGTCTCTACAAAGATGGGGCTGGTTGTGGTGCCTGTTTTCAG ATAAGATGCAAAGATAAAACCCTTTGTAGTAGCAAAGGCACTACAGTGATGATGAGTGATCTCAATTACAATAACCAGACAGATTTTGTTCTAAGTAGCAGAGCCTTCATGGCCATGGCCAACCAGGGAATGGGCAGAGACATTTTAAAACTTGGGATTGTGGATGTGGAATATAAAAG gGTACCTTGTGAATACAAAAACCAGAACTTAGGTGTGCGAGTAGAAGAATCAAGCCAAAATCCAAATTACTTGGCCATCAAATTGTTATATCAAGGTGGTCAGACAGAAATAGTAGCAATCGATGTTGCTCAG GTCGGTTCTTCAAACTGGGGTTACATGAGCCGGAACTACGGGGCGGTATGGGACACTAGCAGAGTTCCGGCGGGTGCTCTACAATTCCGGTTTGTGGTTACGGCAGGATATGATGGGAAGTGGATTTGGGCAAAGAGTGTTCTCCCTGCAGATTGGAAGTCAGGAGTTGTATACGACTCAGGAATTCAAATTACTGATATTGCGCAAGAGGGTTGCTCTCCCTGTGATAATGAGACTTGGAAATAG